A part of Maridesulfovibrio hydrothermalis AM13 = DSM 14728 genomic DNA contains:
- a CDS encoding esterase-like activity of phytase family protein: MKKNIIFVIILCFAPITLLFGASTKLKDSKQPIENPITVKLVSNQVGPHENDRFDSDSPLLKYKGTLLLHSPHPAFGGFSDLLISNDRKSFLAITDMGFWLKADLNYTSSGFLEGVSPEAKLGQLLNTRGETFAIKYSSDAEGLSRAAGSGFLVSYERVHRINYYNNAGKFDLSGTASKFKTSAQIKELPENGGIETLLLLADERLFVMAEGDPEFGSLSYAAVTEKNHWTHFNYQRTQGFRPTSAGNLPDGEILVLERRYNGPGTLGIRFRKFKADAIKSGATIVPETFFELKPPLPRDNFEGLDTVITEDGRTYIYIISDDNFSPVQRTIITMFELLPKA; encoded by the coding sequence ATGAAAAAAAATATCATCTTTGTCATTATATTGTGCTTCGCTCCGATTACCCTGCTCTTCGGAGCATCAACAAAACTTAAAGACTCAAAGCAGCCTATTGAAAATCCCATAACGGTAAAGCTTGTTTCAAATCAGGTCGGGCCACATGAAAATGACCGGTTTGATTCAGATTCCCCTTTGCTCAAGTACAAAGGAACCCTGCTTCTGCACAGCCCGCATCCCGCCTTCGGAGGATTCTCGGACCTGTTGATCAGCAATGACCGCAAGTCTTTTCTGGCGATAACCGACATGGGGTTCTGGCTTAAAGCAGACCTGAACTACACTTCATCCGGATTCCTTGAAGGAGTCTCACCAGAAGCAAAGCTTGGACAACTTTTAAACACCAGAGGTGAGACATTTGCAATCAAATACAGTTCTGACGCAGAAGGGTTGAGCCGTGCAGCAGGATCAGGATTCCTTGTTTCATATGAAAGAGTGCATCGTATCAACTATTACAACAATGCGGGAAAATTTGATCTGTCCGGCACAGCATCTAAGTTCAAAACTTCTGCCCAGATAAAAGAATTACCTGAAAACGGCGGAATTGAAACCCTGTTATTGCTCGCGGATGAAAGACTTTTCGTAATGGCTGAGGGAGACCCTGAATTCGGTTCTCTCTCCTACGCCGCAGTTACAGAAAAAAATCACTGGACCCATTTCAACTACCAGCGGACTCAAGGATTTCGCCCCACCTCAGCAGGCAATCTTCCTGACGGGGAAATCTTAGTGCTTGAACGCAGATACAACGGCCCCGGCACTCTGGGCATCCGATTCAGAAAATTCAAAGCAGACGCAATCAAATCCGGAGCGACAATTGTACCGGAAACTTTTTTTGAGCTGAAGCCCCCTCTTCCGCGGGACAATTTCGAAGGACTGGACACAGTGATAACTGAAGACGGCCGAACATACATTTATATCATTTCAGATGACAATTTCTCACCGGTGCAGCGCACAATTATAACTATGTTTGAATTGCTCCCGAAAGCCTAA
- the nifJ gene encoding pyruvate:ferredoxin (flavodoxin) oxidoreductase, with protein sequence MAKNMKTMDGNTATAHVSYAMSDTAAIYPITPSSTMGEVAEEWAAQGRKNIFGQVLNVKQLQSEAGAAGAVHGALAAGALTSTYTASQGLLLMIPNMYKISGELLPGVFHVSARAIAAQALSIFGDHQDVMACRQTGFAMLASSSVQECMDIALISHLASIESSVPFLHMFDGFRTSHEIQKIEVIDYDDMASLVDWDAVANFRSRGMNPENPSIRGTAQNPDIYYQAREAANGFYDQLPAIVVNCMKRVGDLTGRYYKPFDFVGHPEAERVIIAMGSGCEAIEEVVNHLVADGEKVGLIKVRMYRPFLTEFFLNVLPATTTNITVLDRTKEPGSLGDPLYQDICTAFMETGMSPVVTAGRYGLGSKEFRPNMVKAVFDNMKAAGPKNHFNVGIEDDVTNTSLEVGAEIDTTPDGTVQCKFWGLGADGTVGANKQAIKIIGDKTDMYAQGYFAYDSKKSGGITMSHLRFGDSPIQSTYLVTSADFIACHNSSYVHLYDLLEGIKEGGTFLINSPWSAEDMEKELPASMRRTIAEKNLKFYTIDAVKIAAGVGLGGRINMVMQTAFFKLADVIPFEDAVAYLKESIKKAYGKKGDKIVNMNNAAVDQAVENLVEVVVPESWKNLTEEEEAVSGEPEFITDVVRPILAQKGDNLPVSAFEPDGLFPLSTSQFEKRGVAINVPEWLPENCIQCNQCAFVCPHAAIRPVLATEEELEGAPESFVTLDAKGKEIKGLKYRMQVYSQDCLGCGNCADICPAKETALVMKPIATQTPDQIPNLDFAMTIPEKDDLMTRTSVKGSQFQRPLMEFSGACSGCGETPYVKALTQLFGERMIIANATGCSSIWGASAPTTPYCVNKNGHGPTWGNSLFEDAAEFGYGLEMGVSHRREKLADLVTEAIEAGVPAELEADMKAWLENRDDAALSEEYGEKVMGGLFSAPQSPLLHEIAEMEDLFTKKSLWVFGGDGWAYDIGFGGVDHVLASGRDINIFVMDTEVYSNTGGQASKATPLGSIAKFAASGKSTGKKDLGRMMMSYGYVYVACVSMGANKQQFMKAVQEAEAYPGPSLVIAYAPCINQGIRKGMGKTQLEMKLAVDSGYWPLYRYNPLLADEGKNPFILDSKAPDGTMQEFLSGENRYGLLERIAPETSKEYRAKIEKDYNERYDILKYMADADFSGGK encoded by the coding sequence ATGGCTAAGAACATGAAAACTATGGATGGTAACACAGCTACCGCTCACGTATCCTATGCGATGAGTGATACAGCAGCCATCTATCCCATCACTCCTTCATCCACTATGGGTGAAGTAGCGGAAGAGTGGGCAGCGCAGGGCCGCAAAAATATTTTCGGTCAGGTTCTCAACGTTAAACAGCTTCAGTCTGAAGCTGGTGCAGCAGGCGCGGTTCACGGTGCTCTTGCAGCAGGCGCACTCACTTCTACCTACACTGCATCGCAGGGTCTCCTGCTTATGATCCCCAACATGTACAAAATTTCCGGTGAACTTCTTCCCGGTGTTTTTCATGTTTCCGCCCGTGCAATTGCCGCGCAGGCTCTCTCTATTTTCGGTGATCATCAGGACGTAATGGCTTGCCGTCAGACAGGCTTTGCAATGCTGGCATCCAGCTCCGTTCAGGAATGCATGGATATCGCCCTTATTTCTCACCTCGCTTCAATTGAGTCCAGTGTGCCTTTCCTGCACATGTTCGATGGATTCCGTACTTCCCACGAAATTCAGAAGATTGAAGTAATTGATTACGATGATATGGCATCTCTCGTAGACTGGGACGCAGTTGCTAATTTCCGTTCCAGAGGAATGAATCCTGAGAATCCTTCCATCCGCGGTACTGCTCAGAACCCTGACATTTATTATCAGGCTCGTGAAGCAGCTAACGGTTTCTACGATCAGCTCCCCGCTATTGTAGTTAACTGTATGAAGCGCGTTGGTGATCTCACCGGTCGCTACTATAAACCTTTCGATTTCGTAGGCCATCCTGAAGCTGAAAGAGTTATCATCGCAATGGGTTCCGGTTGTGAAGCCATTGAAGAGGTTGTAAACCACCTCGTTGCAGACGGCGAAAAAGTGGGCCTGATCAAAGTACGCATGTACCGCCCGTTCCTCACCGAGTTCTTCCTGAACGTTCTGCCTGCCACTACAACTAACATCACTGTTCTGGACCGCACCAAAGAGCCTGGTTCTCTTGGCGATCCTCTGTATCAGGATATCTGTACAGCCTTCATGGAAACCGGAATGTCTCCAGTTGTTACCGCCGGTCGTTACGGCCTCGGTTCCAAAGAGTTCCGTCCTAATATGGTTAAAGCCGTATTCGATAACATGAAAGCAGCCGGACCCAAGAATCACTTTAACGTCGGCATTGAAGACGACGTAACTAACACTTCCCTTGAAGTGGGTGCTGAAATAGACACCACTCCTGACGGAACTGTTCAGTGTAAGTTCTGGGGCCTTGGTGCTGACGGTACTGTCGGCGCAAACAAGCAGGCTATTAAAATCATCGGTGACAAAACCGATATGTATGCACAGGGATATTTCGCTTACGACTCCAAGAAGTCCGGCGGTATCACTATGTCTCACCTGCGTTTCGGCGACAGCCCGATTCAGTCCACATATCTGGTAACCAGCGCAGACTTCATCGCATGTCACAACTCAAGCTACGTACATCTTTATGATCTGCTTGAAGGCATCAAAGAAGGCGGAACCTTCCTGATCAACTCACCTTGGTCTGCTGAAGACATGGAAAAAGAGCTTCCTGCTTCCATGCGCCGCACCATCGCTGAAAAGAACCTTAAGTTTTACACCATCGACGCGGTTAAAATCGCAGCAGGCGTTGGTCTGGGCGGTCGCATCAATATGGTTATGCAGACAGCATTCTTCAAGCTTGCTGATGTTATTCCTTTTGAAGATGCAGTTGCATACCTCAAAGAGTCCATCAAAAAAGCATACGGCAAAAAGGGCGATAAAATCGTCAACATGAACAACGCTGCCGTTGATCAGGCTGTTGAAAACCTCGTCGAAGTAGTTGTTCCCGAATCTTGGAAAAACCTCACTGAAGAGGAAGAGGCTGTTTCCGGTGAGCCTGAATTCATCACTGATGTAGTTCGTCCCATCCTGGCTCAGAAAGGCGACAACCTGCCTGTTTCCGCTTTTGAGCCGGACGGTCTCTTCCCTCTTTCCACTTCACAGTTTGAAAAACGCGGCGTTGCTATCAATGTGCCTGAGTGGCTGCCTGAAAATTGTATTCAGTGCAACCAGTGTGCATTTGTCTGCCCTCACGCAGCGATCCGTCCAGTTCTTGCGACTGAAGAAGAGCTGGAAGGAGCACCCGAAAGCTTTGTGACTCTTGATGCAAAAGGTAAAGAGATCAAAGGTCTCAAATACCGCATGCAGGTTTACTCTCAGGATTGTCTCGGCTGCGGTAACTGCGCCGATATCTGCCCTGCAAAAGAAACCGCTCTGGTTATGAAGCCTATCGCGACTCAGACTCCGGATCAGATCCCCAACCTTGATTTCGCCATGACCATTCCTGAAAAGGATGACCTCATGACCAGAACATCAGTTAAGGGTTCCCAGTTCCAGCGTCCACTGATGGAATTCTCCGGTGCTTGCTCCGGTTGTGGTGAGACTCCCTACGTTAAAGCTCTCACACAGCTCTTCGGCGAGCGCATGATCATTGCTAACGCAACAGGCTGTTCCTCCATCTGGGGTGCATCAGCTCCTACAACTCCCTACTGCGTTAACAAAAACGGTCATGGTCCGACCTGGGGCAACTCCCTCTTTGAAGATGCTGCCGAATTCGGTTACGGCCTCGAAATGGGTGTATCCCATCGTCGTGAGAAGCTTGCTGACCTCGTCACCGAGGCTATTGAAGCAGGCGTACCGGCTGAACTCGAAGCTGATATGAAAGCATGGCTTGAAAATCGTGATGACGCTGCTCTTTCTGAAGAGTACGGTGAGAAAGTAATGGGTGGACTCTTTTCCGCTCCTCAGTCTCCGCTGCTTCACGAAATTGCTGAAATGGAAGACCTTTTCACCAAAAAATCCCTCTGGGTATTCGGTGGTGACGGCTGGGCATATGACATCGGCTTCGGCGGTGTTGACCATGTGCTCGCATCCGGTCGCGATATCAACATCTTTGTAATGGATACTGAAGTTTACTCCAACACTGGCGGACAGGCTTCTAAAGCTACTCCTCTGGGGTCCATTGCCAAGTTCGCAGCATCCGGTAAATCAACCGGCAAGAAAGACCTCGGCCGCATGATGATGAGCTACGGTTACGTTTACGTCGCCTGTGTATCCATGGGTGCTAATAAGCAGCAGTTCATGAAGGCTGTACAGGAAGCGGAAGCTTACCCCGGTCCTTCTCTGGTTATTGCTTACGCACCTTGCATTAATCAGGGCATCAGAAAGGGCATGGGTAAAACCCAGCTCGAAATGAAGCTGGCTGTTGATTCTGGTTACTGGCCTCTCTACCGTTACAACCCGCTGCTTGCTGATGAAGGCAAAAACCCCTTCATTCTTGACTCCAAAGCTCCTGACGGAACAATGCAGGAATTCCTTTCCGGCGAAAACCGTTACGGACTGCTTGAGCGTATCGCTCCTGAAACATCCAAAGAATATCGTGCGAAAATCGAAAAAGATTACAACGAACGCTACGATATTTTGAAATACATGGCTGACGCTGATTTCAGCGGCGGCAAATAG
- a CDS encoding histidine kinase dimerization/phosphoacceptor domain -containing protein yields the protein MNTTYGFTKGSLENELATARAKVAALETQLCSFSGAENGAAGKEIAYTPFNDFTEIVENIDQGVLVFDRNLDINFINQSARCLLQCDQDDFDAYSFFESMPASMQEELKAGVLEQGHLEGIESFKCEFMLGSGLVKKILFKCIPVFDAESKYNGVQILITDVTDVTVLRQTLERSEKLYQALFDGAGDAIFIQDSSGVFIDANKAACDRLGYTREQFLKLNSDDIRAANSCNIFNIISKRACDGEPFVETVHCIKDGEHFEVEINSRKVCVNGENKILTIARDISERVQADNRSELYRKRLRALYEMSHMNETSIPAFFEYAIRKCIELSGSELGFIAELEGSGSESGFNNWTSMDRGGTLDTVLQPRKLSSCGLWAGAVTQRRAVFDNDIAPQDCMYPFPDGRISNYLAIPVLDGGKVVMVALLANNRSGYAEDCIRNIGLLVDGMWNMVCRRKAELQIRNSLREKETLLKEVHHRVKNNMQVICSLLNLQTDYIKDPQDLLLIKHSIDRVRSMAYVHEQLYRSDDLSSIDFGQYISGLGRSLISSYGAADRVSFLTELDSVGLPVEQALPCGLIVNELITNAITHAFPDGSSREENKISVDLVLDDGRVTMTVADNGIGISGGLERTGSLGHILVETLVQQIDGTMKISSGNGARFELVFKLK from the coding sequence ATGAATACCACATACGGCTTCACTAAAGGAAGCCTTGAAAACGAGCTGGCAACTGCCCGTGCCAAGGTTGCTGCGCTGGAAACTCAATTATGCTCCTTTTCCGGAGCTGAGAACGGGGCAGCTGGAAAAGAAATAGCATACACCCCATTTAACGATTTTACAGAAATTGTTGAAAATATTGATCAGGGTGTGCTGGTTTTTGATCGTAATCTAGATATTAATTTTATTAATCAAAGCGCGCGTTGTCTGCTTCAATGTGATCAGGATGATTTTGACGCATATAGTTTTTTCGAGTCTATGCCGGCTTCAATGCAGGAGGAGCTTAAAGCAGGAGTACTGGAACAGGGGCATTTGGAAGGCATTGAAAGTTTTAAATGCGAATTTATGCTCGGTTCCGGTCTGGTAAAAAAAATTCTGTTTAAATGTATACCTGTTTTTGATGCTGAATCGAAATACAACGGCGTTCAAATTCTGATAACTGACGTTACTGATGTGACTGTGCTCAGGCAGACTTTGGAGCGTTCAGAGAAATTATATCAGGCTCTTTTTGATGGTGCGGGTGATGCCATTTTTATTCAGGACTCAAGCGGTGTTTTTATTGATGCCAATAAAGCCGCGTGTGACCGTCTGGGGTATACCCGTGAACAGTTTTTGAAACTTAACTCAGATGATATAAGAGCTGCTAACTCCTGCAATATCTTTAACATAATTTCCAAGCGCGCATGTGACGGGGAGCCGTTTGTTGAAACCGTTCATTGTATTAAAGACGGTGAACATTTTGAGGTTGAGATAAATTCCCGTAAAGTTTGCGTTAATGGCGAAAATAAAATTTTGACTATTGCCCGTGATATTTCTGAACGCGTTCAAGCTGATAACCGTTCTGAACTTTATCGCAAGAGACTCAGGGCATTATATGAAATGTCCCATATGAATGAGACATCAATTCCTGCTTTTTTTGAATATGCGATCCGTAAATGTATTGAGCTTAGCGGCAGTGAATTAGGATTCATTGCTGAGCTTGAAGGTTCAGGCAGTGAAAGCGGTTTCAATAACTGGACCAGTATGGACAGAGGCGGGACACTTGATACTGTTCTTCAGCCTCGGAAATTATCATCATGTGGTTTGTGGGCAGGTGCTGTTACGCAGCGCAGAGCTGTTTTTGATAATGATATCGCGCCGCAGGACTGCATGTATCCTTTTCCTGACGGCCGAATTTCAAATTATTTGGCTATTCCAGTGCTTGATGGCGGCAAGGTGGTCATGGTCGCGCTGCTTGCAAATAATCGCAGCGGATATGCTGAGGATTGTATCAGGAATATCGGTTTGCTCGTTGACGGCATGTGGAATATGGTCTGCAGGAGAAAGGCTGAATTGCAGATCAGGAATTCCCTGCGTGAAAAAGAAACGCTGCTTAAGGAAGTTCACCACAGGGTCAAAAATAATATGCAGGTTATTTGCAGCTTACTGAATCTGCAAACTGACTACATAAAAGATCCGCAGGATTTGCTGCTGATCAAGCACAGCATAGATCGTGTACGCTCTATGGCTTACGTGCATGAGCAGCTTTATCGCTCTGACGATTTGAGCAGTATTGATTTCGGCCAGTATATTTCCGGGCTTGGCAGATCATTGATAAGCTCTTATGGAGCCGCAGATAGAGTCAGTTTCTTAACTGAACTGGACAGTGTCGGGCTACCAGTTGAGCAAGCTCTTCCGTGCGGCCTGATTGTGAACGAATTAATTACCAATGCTATCACTCATGCTTTTCCGGACGGCTCGTCAAGGGAGGAAAATAAGATTTCAGTTGATCTTGTTCTTGATGATGGCAGGGTGACTATGACCGTGGCTGATAATGGAATCGGCATCAGCGGAGGGCTGGAGCGTACTGGAAGTCTGGGGCATATTCTGGTGGAAACACTGGTGCAGCAGATAGACGGTACTATGAAAATTTCATCTGGAAATGGCGCGAGGTTCGAATTAGTTTTTAAGCTGAAATAA
- a CDS encoding sigma-54-dependent transcriptional regulator translates to MGRILIIDDDVQVCETIESLIARAGHDSVSAYNLKDGIAKVHESDFDLVFLDISLPDGNGLDYLQQVKDSHGEPEVIILTGKGDADGAELAIQGGAWDFLVKPSSVKQISLTMSRALDFHTEKQSTAHCVALNLDNIVGKSSEIKSCYDLIAHASGSDANVLVNGETGTGKELFAHTIHKNSKRADKNFVVVDCASLTETLVESTLFGHKRGAFTGAQSDRKGLIPLADKGTLFLDEIGEMPLAVQKSFLRVLQERTYRPVGENKEFKSDFRLIGATNRDLEAMAAKGDFRQDLLYRLQTIHIYLPPLRDREGDIRELTTFHLSRLSSQYGVPPKVANSDFYDVLNNYDWPGNVRQLFNIVEQAFVASGTGNTIYAMHLSDALRIKMAKSNLKKSNDLAADMLNKSVAAESEEEAPQPQSAFSATVANLLSDDLPPLKLFKGMAEKRYLEELLVRYHGDIATILKISGLSRSHFYALLKKHGIND, encoded by the coding sequence ATGGGTAGAATCCTGATAATTGATGATGATGTTCAGGTTTGTGAAACAATTGAAAGCCTTATCGCACGTGCAGGGCATGACTCAGTCAGTGCCTATAATCTGAAAGATGGCATTGCAAAGGTTCATGAAAGTGATTTTGATCTGGTTTTTCTAGATATATCTCTGCCTGATGGCAATGGCCTTGATTATTTGCAGCAGGTGAAAGATTCGCACGGTGAACCGGAAGTAATTATCCTTACCGGAAAAGGGGATGCTGACGGGGCGGAGCTTGCTATTCAGGGGGGGGCGTGGGATTTTCTGGTAAAACCCTCTTCGGTGAAGCAGATCTCTCTGACAATGAGCAGGGCTTTGGATTTTCATACTGAAAAACAGAGTACAGCTCACTGTGTTGCGCTGAACCTTGATAATATTGTCGGTAAAAGCAGTGAAATAAAAAGCTGTTACGATCTTATTGCCCATGCTTCCGGCTCGGATGCCAACGTATTGGTGAACGGCGAAACCGGAACAGGTAAAGAGCTTTTTGCCCACACCATTCATAAAAATTCTAAACGGGCTGATAAGAATTTTGTAGTTGTGGACTGTGCCTCACTTACAGAAACCTTGGTTGAGAGCACTTTATTCGGCCACAAGCGCGGGGCTTTTACCGGCGCGCAGTCGGACCGTAAAGGGCTTATTCCTCTTGCTGATAAAGGAACTCTGTTTCTTGATGAAATCGGCGAGATGCCGCTTGCTGTTCAGAAGTCTTTCCTGCGTGTTTTGCAGGAAAGAACATATCGCCCAGTCGGTGAAAATAAGGAATTTAAGAGTGATTTCAGGTTGATAGGTGCTACGAATAGAGACCTTGAAGCAATGGCCGCCAAAGGCGATTTCAGGCAGGATTTGCTTTACCGTCTCCAGACTATTCATATTTATCTCCCTCCTTTGCGGGATCGCGAAGGGGATATTCGGGAGCTGACAACCTTTCACCTGTCGCGACTGAGCAGTCAGTACGGTGTTCCGCCTAAAGTTGCCAACTCTGATTTTTATGACGTGCTTAACAATTATGACTGGCCCGGTAATGTGCGTCAGCTCTTTAATATTGTTGAGCAGGCTTTTGTTGCTTCCGGTACTGGAAATACAATTTACGCCATGCATCTTTCTGATGCTTTGCGTATCAAGATGGCAAAGTCCAACTTAAAGAAAAGCAACGATCTGGCAGCCGATATGCTTAATAAATCTGTAGCAGCTGAATCTGAAGAGGAAGCCCCGCAACCTCAGTCCGCTTTTTCGGCCACCGTTGCAAATCTGCTCAGTGACGACCTGCCGCCACTAAAGCTCTTCAAAGGCATGGCGGAAAAACGGTATTTAGAAGAACTGCTGGTCAGATATCATGGAGATATAGCTACAATCTTGAAAATTTCCGGATTATCCCGTTCCCATTTTTATGCACTTCTCAAGAAGCACGGGATCAATGATTAA
- a CDS encoding hybrid sensor histidine kinase/response regulator: protein MRQLFTITALILGLFMTTAAFAESEKENVLFLNSYQNGYAWSDDILEGVREVISTSGLAVDLHIEYMDTKRFKSEEFMDTLHTYYAYKYKDYDFSAIIVSDNNALNFMIRYEDSFFPGVPVVFCGVNDFKPKFISERAHYAGVVENPDIRANINIASRLIPGLKKVVVIGDKSVTSRAIMEQIRKVEPEFKESITFEYWNDFPLAELLSKARKMGKDEILLFTPFYKGAHGELYSAEEVLEIIYDNSQVMIFSIWEFLLGHGIVGGKLLSGFEQGRQAAEMAVDILRTGRMPLIRVIKPGDENNLFDYNVLEKFKIDESLLPEGSVIINAPDYFYRLDKNVFWNIIISLLVLSLILIMLVISILQRRKVEKRIKAQLSFQEILMDTIPLQICWKDKLQRYLGANRSFTNFFGMGSPLAIIGRRDSELKPDHAFAEQAARWDKEVIDTGKPMLRISWALSRNGQEPVWLEINKVPLYNERGQVVGTLSTAQDVTRKVNLEKQLLQSQKMEAIGTLAGGISHDFNNILTSIMNSVELAISDVDEGTITWKDLDRAIKAAQRGSRVVKQILTFSRPSQEGFKPTDIGEVVRETVDFIKASLPRNIEVTANVPEGASLVMADPTQIHQVIMNLCTNSFQSLRGLGGQIVVALTTVEVGDEQAQFMRVSPGLYMRLEISDNGPGIPVEIRDKIFDPFFTTKGKAEGTGLGLAVVHGLIKGHGGGISVNSTPYVKTSFDIYLPVKGQLRDVVRKSYGSLPLGQENILFVEDDEDQLETTPRILESLGYQVTALGNPEQALRVILEDPKRFDLMITDYDMPKTNGLELAKEVQAVAPDIPVLVVSGRRNVLSYVAESKDDIKNVRKVLMKPYNKTIIADAIREVFSSTENIDG from the coding sequence GTGAGACAATTATTCACGATTACAGCCCTGATTTTAGGCTTATTCATGACCACCGCCGCTTTTGCGGAAAGTGAGAAGGAGAACGTACTTTTCCTTAACTCATACCAGAACGGGTATGCGTGGTCTGATGATATTCTTGAGGGAGTCAGGGAGGTTATCAGCACTAGCGGACTCGCCGTTGACCTTCATATTGAGTACATGGATACCAAGCGTTTTAAGAGTGAGGAATTCATGGATACTTTGCATACTTACTATGCATATAAGTATAAAGATTATGATTTCTCCGCCATCATTGTTTCTGATAACAATGCCCTGAATTTTATGATCCGCTATGAGGACAGTTTTTTCCCGGGTGTTCCTGTTGTCTTCTGCGGTGTTAATGATTTTAAGCCAAAATTTATTTCTGAAAGAGCACACTACGCCGGTGTGGTCGAGAACCCTGATATCAGGGCGAATATCAATATTGCATCCAGATTGATTCCGGGGCTTAAGAAGGTGGTTGTTATAGGTGATAAGTCTGTAACATCACGGGCTATTATGGAACAGATCAGAAAGGTTGAACCGGAATTTAAAGAAAGCATAACTTTTGAATATTGGAACGATTTTCCACTGGCTGAACTTTTATCCAAAGCCCGTAAGATGGGGAAGGATGAGATCCTTTTGTTCACTCCGTTTTATAAAGGTGCGCACGGAGAGCTTTACTCCGCGGAGGAGGTTCTCGAAATTATCTATGATAATTCTCAGGTGATGATTTTCAGCATCTGGGAGTTTTTGCTGGGTCATGGTATTGTCGGTGGAAAGCTGCTTTCCGGTTTCGAGCAGGGCCGGCAGGCTGCCGAGATGGCCGTGGACATACTGCGTACCGGACGAATGCCTTTGATCCGAGTTATAAAACCCGGCGATGAAAACAATTTGTTTGATTACAATGTGCTGGAAAAGTTTAAAATTGATGAGTCTCTTCTGCCCGAAGGCAGTGTTATCATCAATGCACCGGATTATTTTTATCGACTTGATAAGAATGTGTTCTGGAACATTATTATATCTCTTTTGGTTTTGAGTTTGATTTTGATTATGCTGGTTATTTCAATTTTGCAGCGTCGCAAGGTTGAAAAGCGTATCAAGGCTCAGTTGTCATTTCAGGAAATTCTCATGGATACTATTCCCTTGCAGATTTGCTGGAAGGATAAATTACAGCGTTATCTGGGTGCGAACCGTTCTTTTACCAATTTTTTCGGAATGGGATCGCCCCTTGCCATTATCGGGCGCAGGGATTCAGAATTAAAGCCTGATCACGCTTTCGCGGAGCAGGCCGCCAGATGGGATAAAGAAGTTATTGATACGGGAAAGCCTATGCTGCGTATCAGCTGGGCGCTCAGCAGAAACGGGCAGGAACCGGTCTGGCTGGAGATCAATAAAGTACCGCTTTACAATGAACGCGGGCAGGTTGTGGGAACTCTCTCCACCGCGCAGGATGTCACCCGCAAGGTTAATCTTGAGAAGCAGTTGCTTCAGTCTCAGAAGATGGAGGCCATCGGAACTCTTGCCGGTGGTATTTCACATGATTTCAATAACATTTTGACATCTATTATGAACTCTGTAGAGCTTGCTATCAGCGATGTGGATGAGGGGACAATTACATGGAAAGATCTGGATCGCGCAATCAAGGCCGCCCAGCGCGGAAGTCGGGTGGTTAAGCAGATTCTTACTTTCAGCCGTCCTTCGCAGGAGGGGTTCAAGCCCACTGATATCGGTGAAGTTGTACGTGAGACTGTTGATTTTATTAAAGCTTCGCTGCCTAGAAATATAGAAGTTACTGCAAACGTACCTGAAGGCGCGTCATTGGTTATGGCCGATCCTACGCAGATTCATCAGGTAATTATGAACTTATGCACCAACTCGTTTCAATCGCTTAGAGGGCTGGGAGGGCAGATAGTTGTAGCTCTGACAACTGTCGAGGTCGGCGATGAGCAGGCTCAGTTTATGAGGGTTTCGCCCGGTCTCTATATGCGTCTCGAAATTTCGGATAACGGGCCGGGGATTCCCGTTGAAATACGTGATAAAATTTTTGATCCGTTTTTTACAACCAAAGGCAAGGCTGAAGGAACCGGACTGGGGCTGGCCGTTGTGCACGGGCTTATCAAGGGGCACGGCGGAGGCATTTCCGTTAACAGTACTCCTTATGTGAAGACCAGCTTTGATATCTATCTTCCAGTCAAAGGACAGCTTAGAGATGTTGTCCGTAAAAGTTACGGATCATTGCCTTTAGGTCAGGAGAATATTCTTTTTGTTGAAGATGATGAGGACCAGCTTGAAACTACTCCCCGTATCCTTGAAAGCCTCGGCTATCAGGTTACAGCTCTTGGTAATCCTGAGCAGGCTCTCAGGGTTATTTTGGAGGATCCGAAGCGGTTCGACCTCATGATAACTGATTATGATATGCCTAAAACCAACGGGCTTGAATTGGCAAAAGAAGTTCAGGCCGTGGCTCCGGATATTCCTGTGCTGGTCGTGTCCGGCAGACGGAATGTATTAAGTTATGTTGCCGAGTCTAAAGACGATATTAAAAATGTCAGGAAAGTACTGATGAAACCTTACAATAAAACTATAATCGCTGACGCAATCAGGGAAGTGTTTTCTTCCACGGAGAATATAGATGGGTAG